A single Anatilimnocola floriformis DNA region contains:
- a CDS encoding SDR family NAD(P)-dependent oxidoreductase, whose amino-acid sequence MTVTSPGLAVVTGAAGGLGAAFARQLAERGYQLFLIDRRQAELEKVCVALATQFGTQAEACAVDLCNRSEVEHLAERLAKLDVALLVNNAGYGTVDYFVDTDPKYLVGQADLHVVTPTVLCRAVLPGMHERKSGHIINVSSLGGWFNAAGNVQYGATKNFLATFSLSLDQELRGTNVRVQALCPGFVKTEFHAAECMEAYRQRKKSPAAHLWMTADEVVTYALNKLRSKQVLVIPGIGYRIVGRFAQMPFLRSFFQWVTNSPRCAVKSVPAVAPIAPAIDSPVVEFARIPTRQPSDVTV is encoded by the coding sequence ATGACAGTTACATCGCCAGGTTTAGCCGTCGTCACCGGTGCAGCCGGTGGACTGGGCGCTGCCTTCGCCCGGCAACTCGCCGAACGCGGATATCAGCTCTTCCTGATTGACCGGCGACAGGCCGAGCTCGAAAAGGTTTGCGTCGCGCTTGCCACGCAATTCGGCACCCAAGCCGAAGCCTGCGCGGTCGATCTGTGCAATCGCAGCGAAGTCGAACATCTGGCCGAGCGGCTCGCAAAACTTGATGTCGCGCTGCTCGTCAACAATGCCGGCTATGGCACGGTCGATTACTTCGTCGACACCGATCCGAAATACCTCGTCGGCCAGGCCGATCTGCATGTTGTCACGCCGACGGTGCTCTGCCGCGCGGTGCTCCCCGGCATGCACGAACGTAAGAGTGGTCACATCATCAACGTGTCTTCGCTCGGCGGTTGGTTCAACGCAGCCGGCAATGTGCAGTACGGCGCGACCAAAAATTTTCTCGCCACGTTCTCCCTCTCGCTCGACCAAGAGTTGCGCGGCACGAACGTGCGTGTGCAAGCGCTTTGCCCCGGATTCGTGAAGACGGAATTTCATGCTGCCGAATGCATGGAAGCCTATCGCCAGCGAAAAAAATCACCGGCCGCTCACTTGTGGATGACTGCCGATGAAGTGGTGACCTACGCGCTCAACAAGCTGCGCAGCAAACAAGTGCTGGTCATTCCCGGCATCGGCTATCGCATCGTGGGCCGCTTTGCTCAGATGCCGTTTTTGCGGTCGTTTTTTCAGTGGGTCACGAACTCGCCGCGCTGCGCGGTGAAGAGCGTGCCGGCGGTTGCTCCGATTGCCCCCGCGATCGATTCGCCCGTGGTGGAATTCGCCCGAATTCCAACCCGGCAACCTTCAGACGTAACGGTCTGA
- a CDS encoding SDR family NAD(P)-dependent oxidoreductase, with translation MDLTGKTALVTGGTMGIGGAIATELARRGADLAIVARNLGAEANEVKQVVEQAGRKCLLIQGDMAIATECARVVEETANHFGRLDVLVHNAGGPAFGKTEDVTPELWEHTMALHVSANFYLIKAALPHLRKQSEGAILMISSSAGVRGVPGAIAYATAKGALPQMARCYARDLADDNIRVNVVAPGVIRTRFHKDMPAERKEHNLKHRIPLHREGTAEQVADVALFLITNDYITGETVVIDGGLTSRIA, from the coding sequence ATGGACCTTACTGGCAAAACGGCTCTCGTCACCGGCGGCACGATGGGCATTGGCGGCGCGATCGCCACGGAACTTGCCCGACGTGGCGCTGACCTGGCGATCGTTGCGCGGAACCTCGGAGCCGAAGCGAACGAGGTGAAGCAAGTCGTCGAACAAGCGGGCCGGAAATGCCTGCTGATTCAGGGCGACATGGCCATCGCGACCGAGTGCGCGCGAGTGGTCGAAGAAACAGCGAACCATTTCGGCCGGCTTGATGTGTTGGTGCATAACGCGGGTGGGCCGGCGTTCGGCAAAACCGAAGACGTCACGCCTGAGTTGTGGGAACACACCATGGCTTTGCACGTGAGCGCGAATTTCTATCTCATCAAGGCAGCGCTGCCTCACCTGCGCAAGCAGAGCGAAGGGGCGATCCTGATGATCTCTTCGTCGGCAGGCGTCCGTGGCGTGCCGGGCGCCATCGCCTATGCCACCGCGAAAGGCGCCTTGCCGCAGATGGCCCGGTGTTATGCCCGCGACCTGGCCGATGACAACATCCGTGTGAATGTGGTCGCGCCTGGCGTGATCCGCACGCGTTTTCACAAGGACATGCCGGCCGAGCGGAAGGAGCACAATCTCAAGCATCGCATTCCGCTGCACCGCGAAGGAACGGCGGAGCAGGTGGCCGATGTCGCGCTGTTTCTGATCACCAACGATTACATCACGGGCGAGACCGTTGTCATCGATGGCGGACTGACGAGCCGGATCGCCTGA
- a CDS encoding 3-keto-disaccharide hydrolase produces the protein MSTRILCFIAFCCLLLCAGIVASATAEDGFTPLLDGKTLAGWKVRAEKEPKADEWTVVDGVLKAKAGNSWLASEKEFGDYVLQLEWRLPENGNSGVFIRVPELKAGEQPWVKGIEIQILDDRGPTYAGKLKPWQYSGSLYGAVAADQSAFAGAGKWNAYEITCRGDVISIVLNGKEVAKGDMSQLDVLKDRPRRGIIGLQNHGTDAEFRNLRIKELK, from the coding sequence ATGTCGACCCGCATTCTGTGCTTCATCGCCTTTTGTTGCCTGTTGCTGTGCGCTGGAATCGTCGCCAGCGCAACCGCTGAGGATGGCTTCACCCCGTTGCTTGATGGCAAGACGCTGGCCGGTTGGAAAGTGCGAGCCGAGAAGGAACCTAAGGCTGACGAATGGACCGTGGTCGATGGCGTGCTCAAGGCGAAGGCAGGCAATAGCTGGCTGGCCAGCGAAAAAGAATTTGGCGATTACGTGCTGCAGCTCGAATGGCGGCTGCCGGAGAACGGCAACAGCGGCGTGTTCATTCGCGTTCCGGAGCTGAAGGCCGGCGAGCAGCCGTGGGTGAAGGGGATTGAGATTCAGATTCTCGACGATCGCGGCCCGACCTACGCTGGCAAACTCAAGCCCTGGCAGTACAGCGGATCGCTGTATGGCGCGGTGGCGGCCGATCAAAGTGCATTCGCCGGCGCGGGCAAATGGAACGCCTACGAGATCACCTGCCGCGGCGATGTGATCAGCATCGTGCTCAACGGCAAGGAAGTGGCCAAGGGTGATATGTCGCAGCTCGACGTCTTGAAAGACCGGCCTCGTCGCGGCATCATCGGGCTGCAGAATCACGGGACCGACGCAGAGTTTCGGAATCTGCGAATCAAGGAACTCAAGTAA
- a CDS encoding tetratricopeptide repeat protein, which produces MKFRLSCAMLAVALAAAPGLVQGAEPVLEFLSGLQQRGYGEAALDYIDVLAARKDTPVAVRQVFDLERSKSLKVAANEAYNLEQKNQRIAESEKLLEKFLKEFPDHPAAAPALLGQADTLLEQAQMSLGLSRATRVDAEKAELCKKAREQFTEAAGQLTQIEKKLKTRIDGLPPVPPNGKPTAQRLDWEYALLETRFKLALIEYSTSLTYLNEKDPERKKILQKATKSFDAVFQLHRGTRAGILAHMWNGKVLEELGDEENAMEVYDEVLVNSPADGKRASEDDARLFGQAALFRFQLMIRKNELVEMQNEAAEWLKLNRSWEKTAPYSGIAVALAKSHIEAAGKAGAVEPRKRYQAAAAILLPITKVDSEYKHEALLLRRECQEKLGAQAGASTPDEEIALGDAAVAEKEWAEAQSCYERALKLAETAKNDKAIATAKQKLTQIRYQLAVQSFGKKEYEEALKAAGAIVATAGDDPVAITASGLAIASALELYAAAPADTKPKVLERLERIAKYTIDKWPDRAEADDARMSLARASLIRNEEDGAITQLELVNARSPRYGMAQQVVGQITWKRYLTLKKQLSGMPAPVVSDDPDAKVTPEMEEQKKKYEDAQKKLAELLPRARKSFKESLLQLKQVAKTDPERADAGTIADVQLLLAESSLEEKLPGEAAPLFAELVKQIEAKKPTEIDKEIQRTFIGAVRSQILSGQVEVGGATALSLINLSTDNAALNAVLIDFSRLVAAEVKKADAEVTRLKSEKPRDLDARKPAETTLASTQKVLGEMLTKLSDRKELSIPSLVYLGDTAVNLKQSKLANTNYQRALARIDKPEPGDDVASGAKASTRIRAQLISILRSEGKFAEANKQVDALVAAHPNSLEPKMEKGRILQSWAESDPSRFDECVTHWATLRVLLGRLKQRPAEYYEVLYNCADCLLKQSLAQKDPTKALEGEKILKSTLVLTPNLNGPDTVANYKALMVQLATAAKQAPGPKPAVTTNTKTGTTAPETTPPKTGTTPAKTPEKTGTTPVTTTPPKTGTTPATTPPKTGTTPATPPKTGTTPATPPKTGTTPATPAKPTTPPATPAKPAAPKTGTTPEKGKTPAKTDPAKTPDKSKTPEKAKPK; this is translated from the coding sequence ATGAAGTTTCGTCTGTCGTGCGCCATGTTGGCCGTTGCCTTGGCAGCGGCCCCGGGGTTGGTCCAGGGAGCGGAACCGGTCCTGGAGTTTCTCTCGGGTTTGCAACAGCGCGGCTACGGCGAAGCGGCACTCGATTACATCGACGTTCTCGCAGCTCGCAAAGACACCCCGGTCGCCGTTCGGCAGGTCTTCGACCTGGAACGGAGCAAGAGCCTCAAGGTTGCCGCCAACGAAGCGTACAACCTCGAGCAAAAGAACCAGCGGATCGCAGAATCGGAAAAGCTCCTCGAAAAGTTCCTCAAGGAGTTTCCCGATCATCCCGCCGCCGCGCCGGCTTTGCTGGGCCAAGCCGATACCCTGCTCGAACAAGCGCAGATGAGCCTCGGGCTAAGCCGGGCCACGCGCGTCGATGCCGAGAAGGCAGAGCTCTGCAAAAAGGCCCGCGAGCAATTCACCGAAGCGGCCGGGCAGCTCACGCAAATCGAAAAGAAGCTGAAAACGCGGATCGACGGTCTACCGCCGGTTCCCCCCAACGGCAAGCCGACGGCCCAGCGTTTGGATTGGGAGTACGCGCTGCTCGAAACTCGCTTCAAGCTGGCCCTCATCGAATACTCCACCTCGTTGACATATCTCAACGAGAAAGATCCCGAGCGCAAGAAGATCCTACAGAAGGCTACTAAATCGTTCGACGCCGTGTTCCAACTCCACCGTGGCACGCGCGCCGGTATTCTCGCCCACATGTGGAACGGCAAGGTGCTGGAAGAACTGGGCGACGAAGAGAATGCGATGGAGGTCTATGACGAAGTCCTCGTCAATTCTCCAGCTGACGGCAAAAGAGCTTCGGAAGACGATGCCCGTTTGTTCGGCCAAGCCGCTTTGTTCCGCTTCCAACTCATGATTCGCAAAAACGAATTAGTGGAGATGCAGAACGAAGCTGCCGAATGGTTGAAGCTCAATCGCTCTTGGGAAAAAACCGCCCCCTACTCGGGCATCGCAGTCGCCCTTGCCAAGTCGCACATCGAAGCGGCTGGCAAGGCTGGCGCTGTCGAGCCCCGCAAACGTTATCAGGCCGCGGCGGCGATTCTGTTGCCCATCACCAAGGTCGATAGCGAATACAAGCACGAAGCGTTGCTGCTCCGCCGTGAATGCCAGGAAAAGCTCGGCGCTCAAGCGGGGGCGTCGACGCCCGATGAAGAAATCGCCCTGGGCGATGCTGCTGTCGCCGAAAAAGAGTGGGCCGAAGCGCAGTCCTGCTACGAGCGAGCGCTCAAGCTCGCCGAAACGGCCAAAAATGACAAAGCCATCGCGACCGCCAAGCAAAAGCTGACCCAAATCCGTTATCAGCTGGCCGTGCAGAGCTTCGGCAAGAAGGAATACGAAGAAGCCCTCAAGGCCGCTGGCGCGATCGTCGCCACTGCGGGTGACGACCCGGTTGCGATCACGGCTTCGGGCCTGGCGATTGCTTCCGCGTTGGAATTGTATGCCGCCGCCCCCGCCGACACGAAGCCCAAGGTGCTCGAGCGACTTGAGCGGATCGCCAAGTACACCATCGACAAATGGCCTGACCGTGCCGAAGCCGACGATGCCCGTATGTCGCTCGCGCGGGCCAGTCTCATTCGCAACGAAGAAGACGGCGCGATCACGCAGCTTGAACTGGTCAACGCCCGCTCGCCGCGCTACGGCATGGCTCAGCAGGTGGTGGGGCAGATCACGTGGAAGCGGTATCTGACTCTCAAAAAGCAGCTCTCCGGCATGCCTGCGCCGGTTGTCTCTGACGATCCCGATGCCAAGGTCACTCCAGAAATGGAGGAGCAGAAAAAGAAGTACGAGGACGCTCAAAAGAAGTTGGCCGAACTGCTGCCCAGAGCTCGTAAGAGCTTCAAGGAATCGCTGCTGCAACTCAAGCAAGTGGCCAAGACCGATCCCGAGCGTGCCGACGCTGGCACCATTGCCGACGTGCAGCTGTTGTTGGCCGAATCGTCGCTCGAAGAAAAGCTGCCCGGCGAAGCGGCTCCGCTGTTCGCTGAGTTGGTTAAGCAGATCGAAGCCAAAAAGCCGACCGAAATCGACAAGGAAATTCAACGCACCTTCATCGGCGCGGTCCGCTCGCAGATTTTGAGCGGCCAAGTGGAAGTGGGTGGAGCAACCGCCCTCTCGCTGATCAATCTCAGCACCGATAACGCCGCTTTGAATGCAGTGCTCATCGACTTCAGCCGCCTTGTTGCCGCGGAAGTGAAAAAAGCCGACGCCGAAGTTACTCGGTTGAAGTCCGAAAAGCCCCGTGATCTCGACGCTCGCAAGCCAGCCGAAACGACGCTCGCTTCGACGCAAAAAGTGCTGGGCGAAATGCTCACCAAGCTCTCGGATCGCAAAGAACTCTCGATCCCCTCGCTCGTTTATCTGGGCGACACCGCGGTCAATCTGAAGCAGAGCAAACTGGCCAATACCAACTATCAACGAGCACTGGCGCGAATCGACAAGCCCGAACCCGGCGACGATGTAGCCAGTGGCGCCAAAGCCAGCACTCGTATTCGCGCTCAGCTCATCAGCATTCTCCGCAGCGAAGGCAAGTTTGCCGAAGCTAACAAGCAGGTCGACGCTCTGGTTGCAGCTCATCCGAATTCGCTCGAACCCAAGATGGAAAAGGGGCGAATTCTGCAGAGCTGGGCCGAGTCAGATCCCTCGCGTTTTGACGAATGCGTCACGCACTGGGCCACCCTCCGCGTGCTGCTCGGTCGTCTGAAGCAACGGCCGGCCGAATACTACGAAGTTCTCTACAACTGCGCCGACTGCCTCCTCAAGCAGTCGCTCGCGCAAAAGGATCCGACCAAGGCGCTCGAAGGGGAAAAGATTCTCAAGTCGACCCTCGTGTTGACTCCCAATCTGAACGGCCCCGATACGGTTGCCAATTACAAAGCTCTCATGGTGCAGTTGGCCACGGCTGCCAAGCAAGCGCCCGGTCCGAAGCCGGCCGTGACCACCAATACCAAGACGGGAACGACCGCGCCCGAAACCACGCCGCCGAAAACGGGTACAACTCCCGCGAAGACTCCAGAAAAGACCGGCACCACCCCGGTGACAACGACACCGCCCAAGACAGGGACAACTCCGGCTACCACACCACCAAAAACCGGGACGACTCCGGCCACGCCGCCGAAAACAGGCACAACTCCCGCGACTCCGCCAAAGACTGGAACGACACCAGCCACACCGGCAAAGCCCACAACCCCTCCGGCAACTCCAGCCAAGCCTGCGGCTCCGAAGACCGGCACGACTCCGGAAAAGGGCAAGACGCCTGCCAAGACCGATCCAGCAAAGACTCCAGATAAGAGCAAAACGCCGGAAAAGGCCAAGCCGAAGTAG
- a CDS encoding prenyltransferase/squalene oxidase repeat-containing protein, whose product MSTAEAKPEVPEEEVAEESSSPMMEWLTGTATQAWAASMMIHLIILLVMALVLGTIQVVKTVVNAPSFETAQTEAVPEPEITAFEVGETPLDPTELTTETLELTEAPPVEAQFNDNSAMFEEAGGGSATANPNALGAGVGFDVKASGLGPMVRGGGGIDGGVGLGKNPGKGGAGSGFGSRGSGMREAMVGNGGTKASERAVAAALNWISRHQNQNGSWSLDHRPGCKNGACSGSGEVNSNAAATAMALLPFFAAGQTHESRGPYQRHITGGLMWLINNQKPNGDLSAGSSSQMYTHGLCTIALCEAYGMSQDSRIGLAAQAAINFIQTGQNKEGSWRYSHGSDDSDTSVHGWQVMALKSGQMAGLQVSDNAVAGSKNYMKLVGKGGRYKELFAYTPEGGPTLSMTAVGLLCTQYLGAQRDDPVITGGVEYLGKNLPSETRRNVYYWYYATQVMHNVPGPEWDTWNRAMRKILINTQDKQGCAAGSWDPLQPSPDAWGRQGGRLMVTSLSCLTLEVYYRYLPLYKLNKKDAEKDLK is encoded by the coding sequence ATGTCTACTGCAGAAGCCAAACCGGAAGTTCCCGAAGAAGAAGTCGCCGAGGAATCTTCCAGTCCGATGATGGAGTGGCTCACCGGCACTGCCACCCAGGCCTGGGCGGCGAGCATGATGATTCACCTCATCATCTTGCTGGTCATGGCCCTCGTTCTTGGCACCATCCAAGTCGTGAAGACGGTGGTGAATGCCCCCAGCTTCGAAACGGCCCAGACCGAAGCTGTTCCCGAGCCGGAAATCACCGCTTTCGAAGTGGGCGAAACTCCGCTCGATCCGACCGAACTCACTACCGAGACGCTCGAACTGACCGAAGCTCCCCCGGTGGAAGCTCAGTTCAACGACAACAGCGCCATGTTTGAAGAAGCCGGCGGCGGTTCGGCCACGGCCAATCCCAACGCCCTGGGCGCTGGTGTGGGCTTCGACGTGAAGGCCAGCGGCCTCGGCCCGATGGTTCGGGGTGGTGGCGGCATCGACGGTGGTGTGGGTCTCGGCAAAAACCCTGGTAAGGGTGGCGCCGGCAGCGGCTTCGGCAGCCGCGGTAGCGGTATGCGTGAAGCGATGGTCGGCAACGGCGGTACTAAGGCTTCGGAACGGGCCGTGGCTGCAGCTCTCAACTGGATCTCGCGTCATCAAAATCAAAACGGCAGCTGGAGCCTCGATCACCGTCCCGGTTGCAAGAACGGTGCTTGCTCGGGTTCGGGCGAAGTGAACTCCAACGCAGCTGCCACGGCGATGGCTTTGTTGCCGTTCTTCGCGGCTGGTCAAACGCACGAATCGCGTGGTCCGTATCAGCGGCACATCACGGGTGGGCTGATGTGGCTCATCAACAATCAAAAGCCCAACGGCGATCTCTCGGCGGGTAGCTCGTCGCAGATGTATACGCACGGTCTGTGCACGATCGCCCTCTGCGAAGCCTACGGCATGTCGCAGGATTCACGCATCGGCCTGGCAGCTCAAGCCGCCATCAATTTCATTCAGACCGGACAAAACAAAGAAGGCTCGTGGCGGTACTCGCACGGCTCGGATGACTCCGATACGTCGGTGCACGGCTGGCAAGTGATGGCTCTGAAGAGCGGTCAAATGGCCGGTTTGCAGGTCAGCGACAACGCGGTCGCCGGCTCGAAGAACTACATGAAGCTGGTCGGCAAGGGTGGCCGCTATAAGGAACTGTTTGCCTACACGCCCGAAGGTGGTCCGACCCTGTCGATGACGGCCGTGGGTCTGCTCTGCACGCAGTACCTGGGTGCTCAACGCGACGATCCAGTCATTACGGGCGGCGTCGAATATCTGGGCAAAAATCTGCCCAGCGAGACCCGCCGCAATGTTTACTACTGGTATTACGCCACGCAGGTGATGCACAATGTGCCTGGTCCGGAGTGGGATACCTGGAACCGCGCGATGCGTAAGATCCTGATCAACACTCAGGACAAGCAAGGTTGCGCGGCTGGCAGCTGGGACCCGCTGCAGCCCTCGCCCGATGCGTGGGGCCGGCAAGGTGGCCGCTTGATGGTCACGAGCCTGTCGTGCCTGACGCTCGAGGTCTATTATCGCTATCTCCCCTTGTACAAGCTCAACAAGAAAGACGCTGAAAAAGATCTGAAGTAG
- a CDS encoding ExbD/TolR family protein: MSGRLKKRKHGAGGVKLDMAAMLDMAFQLLTFFILTFRPAPIEGEVLLRLPTAMPVTPGPEKPGGDPLISKADVGLETLTISAFAKPNGSLGQLSIGDTTVGGVAGLDRRLNEVLSDRVASFKQVVIQVDERLAYDGLMQVVDVCTRQKMASGEPLTKLSFVEMR; encoded by the coding sequence ATGAGTGGCCGACTAAAAAAGCGAAAGCACGGTGCTGGTGGCGTCAAGCTCGACATGGCCGCGATGCTCGACATGGCCTTTCAGCTGCTGACGTTTTTCATCCTCACCTTTCGGCCCGCGCCGATCGAAGGTGAAGTGCTGCTGCGCTTGCCAACGGCGATGCCGGTTACGCCAGGGCCAGAAAAGCCTGGTGGCGACCCGCTTATCTCCAAAGCTGATGTAGGTCTTGAAACACTCACTATCTCGGCCTTCGCCAAGCCAAACGGTTCACTCGGTCAATTGTCCATCGGCGATACGACGGTCGGCGGCGTGGCCGGTTTGGATCGGCGTTTGAACGAAGTTTTGTCCGATCGGGTTGCCAGTTTCAAGCAGGTCGTGATTCAGGTCGACGAGCGGCTGGCGTATGATGGATTAATGCAGGTCGTCGATGTCTGCACTCGTCAAAAAATGGCCAGCGGCGAACCCCTGACCAAGCTCAGCTTCGTCGAAATGCGGTAA
- a CDS encoding ExbD/TolR family protein translates to MASRRKKRGKHGGGGVKMDMAAMLDMAFQLLTFFILTFKPAPVEGEVRLRLPPPQPITQKAGQSAGNNAANNNPASGLETLVISAFAKPTGALGQMAIGESQIGSTSALDRRLSEILADPVASFEQVVIQVDNKLNYEGLMQVVDVCTRQKLANGEKLTKLSFIAAGEAP, encoded by the coding sequence ATGGCAAGTCGTCGTAAGAAGAGAGGCAAGCACGGGGGTGGCGGCGTTAAGATGGATATGGCCGCCATGCTCGATATGGCTTTCCAGCTCCTGACGTTCTTCATTCTCACGTTTAAGCCCGCGCCGGTCGAAGGTGAAGTCCGTCTTCGCTTGCCGCCGCCGCAACCGATCACGCAGAAGGCCGGTCAATCGGCTGGTAACAACGCTGCCAATAACAACCCGGCTTCGGGGCTCGAAACGCTGGTGATCAGCGCGTTTGCCAAACCCACTGGCGCGCTCGGTCAGATGGCGATCGGCGAATCGCAAATCGGCAGCACCTCGGCTCTCGATCGCCGCCTGAGCGAAATCCTGGCCGATCCAGTGGCCAGCTTTGAGCAGGTAGTAATTCAAGTCGACAACAAGCTCAACTACGAAGGGTTGATGCAGGTCGTCGATGTTTGCACGCGTCAAAAGTTAGCCAACGGCGAGAAGCTCACCAAGCTGAGCTTTATAGCTGCCGGCGAAGCACCGTAA
- a CDS encoding ExbD/TolR family protein yields MSGGHEGAEPDLVPMLDMVFQLITFFMLVINFKAAAMDLDLKLPVVGSARPVEGAAADLLVLNVNDKGELRVYGALITDVEGYLKTEAMASLAVAQRTDPSLTFGKDLPSTVVIRADKRTPFALLNKVVKTCQDYGYRSFALKAMNKAEGG; encoded by the coding sequence ATGTCAGGTGGTCATGAAGGAGCCGAGCCGGATCTGGTGCCGATGCTCGACATGGTTTTCCAGCTGATCACGTTCTTCATGCTCGTGATCAACTTCAAAGCCGCGGCCATGGATCTGGATCTCAAGCTGCCGGTGGTGGGCTCGGCCCGCCCCGTCGAAGGAGCCGCTGCGGATTTGCTCGTGCTCAACGTCAACGACAAAGGTGAGCTGCGCGTCTATGGCGCGCTGATCACCGACGTCGAAGGCTATTTGAAGACCGAAGCCATGGCGAGCCTGGCCGTCGCCCAGCGGACCGATCCTTCGCTCACGTTCGGCAAAGATCTCCCCAGCACCGTGGTGATTCGCGCCGACAAACGAACGCCGTTCGCCCTGCTCAATAAGGTCGTCAAGACTTGTCAGGACTATGGCTATCGCAGCTTTGCCCTCAAGGCGATGAATAAAGCCGAAGGCGGTTAG